A section of the Rummeliibacillus pycnus genome encodes:
- a CDS encoding ATP-dependent helicase encodes MNFFDKMHELTGVSLNEVQQKAVRYSKGPLLLLASPGSGKTTTLNMKIGYLLLVKKVPAYKILAITFSKASAVDMANRFDQFFSSIIKERVHFSTIHSIAFQIVREYFSIHHQNFEIIEGNRNSCIDKKVILRNIFIQNRNTIPSEDEMDELLSYSSFVKNKMISDEELVQKKTMMPGLVEMYKQYEAYKVQTPELVLLDFDDMLTYCYKALSEDEYIRNKYQQRFEYILTDESQDNSVIQHEIIYLLAAPQFNVCVVADDDQSIFKWRGADVRKLLDFKKIYPNAKTVTMAQNYRSTPEIVDTANEFIKRNRNRYPKKMFTENESSGEIEIHNVKRYDLQLNYVVEEIQKADNPCEVAILYRNNNSAILLVNKLFKEGIPFYMKDVELKFFHHWIVEDILNIMRLSYNDSRVDILEKVYTKINAYIKKKQIIHLQKHVSKASTFDRLQEIIHAPYQEQVLKRVKQTIRKLQMQEPYEAIQTIRQDLGYDKSLQNTAEHLRMNEENLFDILNTLEQIAKELPSLETFAYRLKDIEQLMRTSKKYKGQDVITLSTLHSAKGLEYDRVYMIDLIEGILPNNEDIKEDEVGNIEEMEEATRLFYVGMTRARHHLELLTYSVRNGAHVKESRFVQNVRKIIAPEENQKQIGKKNTTQPKYRPILENAITDESELHLGMQIIHHLYGVGQIKSLAPDSIEIDFESVGMKRFMLDFCLNHGYLKKI; translated from the coding sequence ATGAATTTTTTTGATAAGATGCATGAGTTGACGGGCGTAAGTTTAAATGAAGTGCAGCAAAAGGCTGTGCGCTATTCAAAGGGCCCCTTATTATTGCTTGCATCCCCGGGGTCAGGGAAAACAACAACTTTAAATATGAAAATCGGTTATTTATTATTGGTGAAAAAGGTACCTGCATATAAAATTTTAGCGATTACATTTAGTAAAGCTTCTGCAGTAGATATGGCAAATCGCTTTGACCAATTTTTTTCTTCAATTATAAAGGAACGTGTTCATTTTTCGACGATACATAGTATTGCCTTTCAAATTGTACGCGAGTATTTCTCAATACATCACCAAAACTTCGAAATAATTGAAGGCAATCGTAATAGTTGTATTGATAAAAAGGTAATTCTTCGGAATATTTTCATCCAGAACCGCAATACAATTCCTTCTGAAGATGAGATGGATGAACTCCTTTCTTATAGTAGTTTTGTGAAGAATAAAATGATTTCGGACGAAGAACTCGTGCAAAAGAAAACCATGATGCCTGGGTTGGTAGAAATGTATAAGCAATACGAAGCTTACAAAGTTCAAACCCCTGAATTAGTCTTACTAGATTTTGATGATATGTTGACGTATTGTTATAAAGCTTTGAGTGAAGATGAATATATACGGAATAAATATCAACAACGGTTTGAATATATTTTAACGGATGAGAGTCAAGATAACTCGGTTATACAGCATGAAATTATATACCTATTAGCCGCTCCTCAATTTAATGTTTGTGTCGTAGCTGATGATGATCAATCTATTTTCAAATGGCGGGGAGCAGATGTAAGAAAGTTGCTAGACTTTAAAAAGATCTATCCTAATGCTAAAACGGTAACGATGGCACAAAACTATCGTTCGACACCAGAAATTGTGGATACAGCCAATGAGTTTATCAAACGTAATCGAAATCGATATCCAAAAAAAATGTTTACAGAAAATGAGTCGAGTGGAGAAATTGAAATTCATAATGTAAAAAGATATGATTTACAATTAAATTATGTTGTAGAGGAAATCCAAAAAGCTGACAATCCCTGTGAGGTGGCTATTTTATACCGTAATAATAACTCAGCTATTCTTTTAGTTAATAAGCTATTTAAAGAAGGTATTCCTTTTTATATGAAAGATGTTGAATTAAAATTTTTTCATCATTGGATTGTCGAGGATATCTTGAATATTATGCGCCTTTCATATAATGATTCGCGAGTAGATATTTTGGAAAAGGTTTATACGAAGATTAATGCTTATATAAAGAAAAAACAAATAATACATTTACAAAAACACGTTAGTAAAGCATCAACATTTGATCGTTTACAAGAAATCATCCATGCACCCTATCAGGAGCAAGTGTTGAAACGGGTAAAACAAACTATCCGTAAACTTCAGATGCAGGAACCATATGAAGCTATTCAGACAATTCGTCAAGATTTAGGGTATGACAAATCTCTTCAAAATACAGCAGAACATCTACGGATGAATGAAGAAAATCTGTTTGATATTTTAAACACACTAGAGCAAATTGCGAAAGAACTACCGTCACTCGAGACATTTGCATATCGTTTAAAAGATATTGAACAACTTATGCGCACGTCTAAAAAATATAAAGGACAAGATGTTATAACATTATCCACATTGCATAGTGCAAAAGGTCTGGAATATGACCGAGTGTATATGATTGATTTGATTGAAGGCATTCTCCCAAATAACGAAGATATAAAAGAAGATGAAGTAGGCAATATCGAAGAAATGGAAGAAGCCACGCGTCTCTTTTACGTTGGAATGACACGAGCACGACATCATTTAGAATTGTTAACCTACAGTGTTCGTAATGGCGCCCATGTAAAAGAATCTCGCTTCGTACAAAATGTAAGAAAGATTATTGCACCTGAGGAGAATCAGAAACAGATAGGAAAGAAAAACACCACACAACCTAAATATAGACCAATTTTAGAAAATGCCATTACAGATGAATCAGAACTACATCTAGGTATGCAAATAATTCATCATTTATATGGAGTAGGACAAATTAAGAGTTTAGCTCCAGATTCGATTGAAATTGATTTTGAGTCAGTAGGCATGAAAAGGTTTATGCTAGATTTTTGTTTAAATCATGGCTATCTAAAAAAGATTTAA
- the ilvA gene encoding threonine ammonia-lyase IlvA: protein MTVQEEKTVQVENVLIAYQFLKDVVVHTPLQKNDYLSEKYNCNVYLKREDLQHVRSFKLRGAYFKIKTIEEEARKKGVVCASAGNHAQGVAYACAHLGIHGHIFMPTTTPKQKIDQVRMFGREFVEIILAGDTFDDSAKSAMEFSDADGHIFIHPFDDVDIIAGQGTVAVEIMNDIEVPVDYVFASIGGGGLISGIATYVKNLSPQSSIIGVEPAGAASMKEALAQDHPVELPHIDKFVDGAAVQCVGQRTFELCKKYVDDIVVVPEGKDCTTILDLYNKHAIIAEPAGALSVAALDYYKDQIKGKSVVCVISGGNNDISRMQEIKEKSLIHEGLLYYFLVSFPQRAGALRQFLTQVLGPEDDITTFEYTKKNNKESGPALVGIELKNPQDYEGLLDRMKHNGFSFKEVNNDSTLFALLV, encoded by the coding sequence ATGACTGTGCAAGAAGAAAAAACTGTACAGGTGGAAAACGTACTAATCGCCTATCAATTTTTAAAAGACGTCGTCGTACACACACCTTTACAAAAGAATGATTATTTATCTGAAAAATATAACTGTAATGTTTATTTAAAACGTGAAGATTTACAACATGTTCGCTCTTTTAAATTACGAGGGGCTTACTTTAAAATCAAAACAATTGAAGAGGAAGCCCGTAAAAAAGGCGTTGTATGTGCTAGTGCAGGGAATCATGCTCAAGGTGTGGCTTATGCTTGTGCTCATTTAGGCATTCATGGACATATCTTCATGCCTACCACAACACCAAAACAAAAAATCGATCAAGTTCGGATGTTTGGTCGTGAATTCGTCGAAATTATTTTAGCTGGAGATACTTTCGATGATTCCGCGAAAAGTGCAATGGAATTCTCAGATGCGGATGGTCATATTTTTATCCACCCATTCGATGATGTAGATATTATTGCCGGACAAGGAACGGTCGCTGTTGAAATTATGAACGATATTGAAGTACCAGTTGACTATGTTTTTGCTAGTATCGGTGGCGGTGGTTTAATCTCAGGAATCGCTACATATGTGAAAAACCTTTCACCACAATCGTCTATTATCGGTGTTGAACCTGCTGGTGCTGCTAGTATGAAAGAAGCACTTGCTCAAGATCATCCCGTTGAATTACCTCATATTGATAAATTTGTTGATGGAGCTGCTGTTCAATGTGTTGGACAGAGAACATTTGAACTTTGCAAAAAATATGTAGATGATATCGTTGTAGTTCCAGAGGGAAAAGACTGTACGACCATTTTAGATTTATATAATAAGCATGCCATAATTGCTGAGCCTGCTGGTGCACTATCTGTTGCGGCACTTGATTATTATAAAGATCAAATCAAAGGAAAGTCTGTAGTCTGTGTCATCAGTGGCGGGAACAACGATATCAGCCGTATGCAGGAGATTAAAGAAAAGTCACTTATTCATGAAGGGCTTCTTTACTATTTCCTTGTGAGTTTCCCACAACGTGCTGGTGCACTTCGCCAATTCTTAACTCAGGTATTGGGACCAGAAGATGACATTACTACATTTGAATATACAAAGAAAAACAATAAAGAAAGCGGTCCTGCATTAGTTGGCATTGAATTAAAAAACCCTCAAGATTATGAGGGATTACTCGATCGCATGAAACATAATGGTTTCTCATTCAAAGAAGTAAATAATGATAGTACGTTATTTGCATTGTTAGTATAA
- a CDS encoding ABC transporter ATP-binding protein: MLKLEGINKIFNEATPDEKIALDHINLELKAGDFITVIGSNGAGKSTMMNMISGALMPDLGKIIIDNKDVTRLPEYKRSRYIGRVFQDPMAGTAPTMTIEENLAIAYSRNKKRTLRIGVDKKRREFFKESLETLNLNLENRLNAKVGLLSGGERQALSLLMATFTKPNILLLDEHTAALDPSRAELITNLTKQLVEKDKLTTLMVTHNMQQAIDLGNRLIMMDKGQIILEVEPSAKKDLQIDDLMTQFQRIRGEKMVSDRTLLSV; this comes from the coding sequence TTGCTTAAACTAGAAGGAATCAATAAAATCTTCAACGAAGCAACGCCTGATGAGAAAATTGCGTTAGACCATATTAATTTAGAGTTAAAAGCGGGCGATTTTATAACAGTTATCGGAAGTAATGGTGCTGGTAAATCTACGATGATGAATATGATTTCGGGTGCCCTAATGCCTGACCTTGGTAAAATTATAATTGATAATAAAGATGTAACGCGATTACCGGAATACAAACGTTCACGCTATATTGGACGTGTCTTCCAAGATCCAATGGCAGGTACAGCACCGACGATGACGATTGAAGAAAATCTAGCTATTGCTTATTCACGGAACAAAAAAAGAACGCTACGTATTGGGGTAGATAAAAAACGGCGTGAATTTTTTAAAGAATCTCTAGAAACGTTAAATCTTAATTTGGAAAATCGCTTAAATGCAAAAGTCGGTCTATTATCTGGTGGTGAACGACAAGCATTGTCACTTTTGATGGCTACATTCACGAAGCCTAATATTCTCTTGCTAGATGAACATACTGCTGCACTCGATCCATCACGAGCAGAATTAATTACAAATCTAACAAAACAATTAGTTGAAAAAGATAAGCTGACCACATTGATGGTGACGCATAATATGCAGCAAGCAATCGATTTAGGTAACCGCCTCATCATGATGGATAAAGGGCAAATTATTTTAGAGGTAGAACCTTCAGCAAAAAAAGACCTACAAATAGACGATTTAATGACCCAATTCCAACGTATTCGTGGAGAAAAAATGGTGTCAGATCGTACATTACTCAGTGTTTAA
- a CDS encoding ABC transporter permease — MFTAIFGSVEQGIIYAIMALGVYLTFRVLDFPDLTVDGSFVTGAATAATMITLGYNPIISTICATLAGFVAGSITGLLHTKAKINSLLSGILMMIALYSINLRIMGTTIDTAVGRPNIPLANSDSLFTLFFGFWEKLGIDKTLNGMLSSMGIEHVPNTWGTIFIMFILTFAIKLIFDWFLKTEVGLAIRATGDNDKMIRSFSANTDTLIILGLGLSNGLVALSGALIAQYGKFADVGMGIGMIVIGLASVIIGEAIFGTKTIVRTTLAVIFGAIIYRIVLALALQVDFLDTGDMKLITAIIVVIALVVPTLRAKQKEKSCIAKRRAERAGVVKQEGKTIA, encoded by the coding sequence ATGTTTACAGCAATTTTTGGCTCAGTGGAGCAAGGGATCATCTATGCAATAATGGCACTCGGAGTGTATTTAACATTCCGAGTGTTAGATTTTCCTGATTTAACAGTAGACGGTAGCTTTGTGACAGGCGCCGCAACAGCAGCAACGATGATTACACTCGGATACAACCCAATTATTTCCACGATATGTGCAACATTAGCTGGCTTTGTTGCTGGTTCAATTACAGGTCTTCTACACACAAAAGCAAAAATCAATTCACTTTTATCAGGGATTCTCATGATGATTGCTTTATACTCCATTAACTTGCGAATTATGGGGACGACAATAGATACAGCTGTTGGACGTCCGAATATTCCACTCGCAAATTCTGATTCACTATTTACATTATTCTTTGGATTTTGGGAAAAGCTTGGAATCGATAAAACTTTAAATGGTATGTTATCTAGTATGGGAATAGAACATGTTCCAAATACTTGGGGAACAATTTTTATTATGTTCATTTTGACATTTGCCATCAAGCTTATCTTTGACTGGTTCTTAAAAACAGAGGTTGGTTTAGCTATTCGAGCAACAGGTGATAATGACAAAATGATTCGTAGTTTTTCTGCAAATACGGATACATTAATCATTTTGGGATTAGGTTTATCAAATGGATTGGTTGCTTTATCAGGTGCATTGATTGCTCAATATGGTAAATTCGCTGATGTTGGTATGGGAATAGGGATGATTGTCATTGGTTTGGCTTCAGTTATTATTGGTGAAGCTATTTTTGGTACAAAAACGATTGTACGCACTACCTTAGCTGTTATTTTTGGTGCGATTATTTATCGAATTGTTTTGGCACTAGCATTGCAAGTCGATTTTTTAGATACAGGCGATATGAAATTAATTACAGCGATAATTGTAGTAATTGCGTTAGTAGTCCCAACATTAAGAGCGAAGCAAAAAGAAAAATCCTGTATAGCGAAACGTCGAGCAGAACGTGCTGGAGTAGTGAAACAGGAGGGGAAGACGATTGCTTAA
- a CDS encoding ABC transporter substrate-binding protein: protein MKRMRKYVLLLLSVIIVLALAACGSKDEKSKDKNAAADGKTYKVGITQIVEHPSLNEATKGFKAALKDAGLKVDYQTEIAQGDQSVNTTAANNLAGSGVDLIFANSTPSAQAAATATSDIPIVFTSVTDAVGAELVKSMEKPGGNVTGTVDTHPDAIPNTVKFLSTQLGAKKVGMVFNSGEQNSRVQVDNVKKEAKKVGITIVEASASTSAEVKQATESLVGKVDALYIITDNTVVSALESVLDVANEKKIPVMVGELDSVKRGGLGAYGFSYYDIGYEAGQKAVEILKDGKKPADIPVAYPAKLKLEINKTTADKIGVDIKDDWKAEVVK, encoded by the coding sequence ATGAAAAGAATGAGAAAGTATGTATTACTTTTATTATCAGTCATTATTGTATTAGCACTCGCTGCATGCGGTAGTAAAGATGAAAAATCAAAGGATAAGAATGCAGCAGCAGATGGAAAAACTTATAAAGTCGGAATAACACAAATCGTTGAACATCCATCATTAAATGAGGCGACAAAGGGCTTTAAAGCAGCGCTCAAAGATGCTGGATTAAAAGTTGACTATCAAACAGAAATTGCCCAAGGCGATCAAAGTGTCAATACAACAGCAGCTAATAACTTAGCTGGTAGTGGAGTAGATTTAATTTTTGCTAACTCAACACCAAGTGCTCAAGCAGCTGCAACAGCAACTTCAGATATTCCTATTGTATTTACTTCTGTAACAGATGCAGTTGGCGCAGAACTTGTAAAATCAATGGAAAAACCAGGTGGTAACGTTACAGGTACTGTCGATACGCACCCAGATGCAATTCCAAATACAGTAAAATTCTTATCAACACAATTAGGTGCTAAAAAAGTAGGAATGGTATTTAATTCAGGCGAACAAAACTCACGTGTTCAAGTAGACAATGTGAAGAAAGAAGCCAAAAAAGTAGGTATTACAATTGTTGAAGCATCAGCATCAACTTCTGCAGAAGTAAAACAAGCAACGGAGTCATTAGTTGGTAAAGTCGACGCACTATATATCATCACAGATAATACAGTCGTTTCAGCTCTTGAATCTGTACTAGATGTAGCAAATGAAAAGAAAATCCCTGTAATGGTAGGGGAGTTAGACTCTGTAAAACGCGGTGGTCTTGGAGCATATGGCTTTAGCTATTATGATATCGGTTATGAAGCAGGGCAAAAAGCAGTTGAAATCTTAAAAGACGGTAAAAAGCCAGCAGATATTCCTGTTGCATATCCAGCAAAGCTAAAACTGGAGATAAATAAAACAACAGCAGATAAAATCGGCGTAGACATCAAAGATGATTGGAAAGCAGAAGTAGTCAAATAG
- a CDS encoding QueT transporter family protein, translated as MKTKFLTVSAIIAALYIAVSILIAPFGFTNVQFRISEMFNHLVVFNKKYMIGIVIGVFITNLFFSPYGTYDLVFGVGQSILALGLTIFSARFMKGQVAHMIFNTVVFTFTMFIIAIEIHLLAKLPILLTWLYCAAGECAVMAVGIPVMTALNKRINFKKLIED; from the coding sequence ATGAAGACAAAATTTTTAACTGTCAGTGCAATCATTGCTGCTCTTTACATTGCAGTTTCAATACTTATTGCACCTTTTGGCTTTACTAATGTGCAATTTCGTATATCAGAAATGTTCAATCACCTTGTTGTTTTCAACAAAAAATATATGATTGGCATCGTAATTGGTGTATTCATCACGAATCTGTTTTTCTCACCATATGGTACCTATGATTTAGTATTTGGTGTAGGGCAATCAATTCTTGCACTCGGACTTACTATTTTCTCTGCTCGCTTTATGAAAGGCCAGGTAGCACATATGATTTTTAATACGGTCGTATTTACTTTTACAATGTTCATCATAGCAATAGAAATACATCTTCTTGCTAAGCTGCCAATTCTATTAACGTGGCTTTATTGTGCTGCAGGCGAATGTGCAGTTATGGCTGTAGGTATTCCTGTAATGACGGCATTAAATAAGCGCATCAATTTCAAGAAATTAATTGAAGATTAA
- a CDS encoding long-chain fatty acid--CoA ligase: MMQTPLVLTDFVKRAERYFPKKLIISRTAEDTIHRITYKEFGQRTRKLAAALTKLGMKRGTKVGSFAWNHHRHLEAYFAVPCAGAVLHMINIRLSPEHIIYIINHAEDEILLIDGDLFPLVEKAIPLLKSVKHIVVMQDGLELPETNLDHVHSYEQLLAEAGEGYEFPEDLDENLPAGMCYTSATTGFPKGVVYTHRSLVLHSIALGLADSLGLRENDVAMPVVPMFHVNAWGMPFAAVNFGTTQVLPGPMFTPALLLDLIEQEKVTLTAGVPTIWLGTLKELEQKPRDISSLRAIVCGGSASPKGLIQAFEEKYKVPFIVGYGMTETTPIVSLSTYTSEMEQWSKEKKLDIRATQGLTVSLVETRIINDHGEVPWDGKTMGELKIRGPWIADEYYHDERTAEAFKDGWLYTGDIAVMTPEGYIKITDRVKDLIKSGGEWISSVDLENALMTHQDVFEAAVIAMPDEKWQERPLACVVLKEGRKTTKEALLSYLEGQFAKWWVPDDVVFLSEIPKTSVGKFLKAKLREDLKEQKL; the protein is encoded by the coding sequence ATGATGCAAACGCCATTAGTATTAACAGACTTCGTCAAGAGAGCAGAACGTTATTTTCCAAAGAAATTAATTATTTCAAGAACAGCTGAAGATACAATTCATCGTATAACTTATAAAGAGTTTGGGCAACGTACTAGAAAGTTAGCGGCAGCATTAACGAAATTAGGGATGAAGCGAGGAACAAAAGTAGGTTCCTTTGCATGGAATCACCATCGACATTTAGAAGCTTATTTTGCAGTTCCTTGTGCAGGTGCAGTGTTGCATATGATTAATATTCGTCTATCACCTGAGCATATTATTTATATTATTAATCATGCAGAAGATGAAATTTTATTGATAGATGGAGATTTATTTCCTTTAGTAGAGAAAGCGATTCCATTGTTGAAATCTGTTAAACATATTGTTGTCATGCAGGATGGATTGGAACTACCTGAAACCAATTTAGATCATGTACATTCTTATGAACAATTACTAGCAGAAGCCGGAGAGGGTTACGAGTTTCCTGAAGATTTAGATGAGAATTTGCCAGCCGGGATGTGTTATACAAGTGCAACAACAGGTTTCCCAAAAGGAGTGGTTTATACTCATCGTAGTTTAGTGCTTCATAGTATAGCACTTGGTTTAGCAGATTCACTTGGACTTCGTGAAAACGATGTGGCAATGCCAGTTGTACCGATGTTCCATGTCAATGCATGGGGAATGCCCTTTGCAGCAGTTAACTTCGGGACAACACAAGTGTTACCTGGACCAATGTTTACACCCGCATTATTACTGGATTTAATTGAACAAGAAAAAGTAACACTAACAGCAGGTGTACCAACCATTTGGCTAGGTACGTTAAAAGAATTAGAACAAAAACCGAGAGACATTTCGTCATTGCGTGCTATTGTATGTGGTGGTTCCGCATCACCGAAAGGTTTAATTCAAGCTTTTGAAGAAAAATATAAAGTTCCATTTATCGTTGGTTATGGTATGACGGAAACAACACCAATTGTTAGTTTATCCACTTATACTTCTGAAATGGAGCAATGGTCAAAAGAGAAAAAATTGGATATCCGTGCAACACAAGGGTTAACAGTATCCTTAGTCGAAACACGGATTATAAATGATCATGGGGAAGTCCCATGGGATGGTAAAACAATGGGAGAGTTAAAGATTAGAGGTCCATGGATTGCAGATGAATATTATCATGATGAAAGAACAGCAGAAGCTTTTAAAGACGGATGGCTATATACAGGAGATATTGCCGTTATGACACCTGAAGGCTATATTAAAATAACGGATCGAGTAAAAGATTTGATTAAAAGTGGTGGAGAATGGATATCTTCTGTCGATTTAGAAAATGCACTAATGACCCATCAAGATGTATTTGAAGCTGCGGTGATCGCCATGCCAGATGAAAAATGGCAAGAAAGACCACTTGCATGTGTTGTTTTAAAAGAAGGAAGAAAAACCACAAAAGAAGCATTACTTTCCTATTTAGAAGGTCAATTTGCAAAATGGTGGGTACCAGATGATGTTGTATTTTTAAGTGAAATTCCAAAAACATCTGTAGGTAAATTCCTGAAAGCAAAACTTCGTGAAGATTTGAAAGAACAAAAGTTATAA
- a CDS encoding general stress protein, with translation MINNISVENALQAKSQVEKLEAQGYNRDDIYIFAHFHEREEDITDALDTGEVGMKDQGFFKSMKNYMVSRGDELRSQMEAVGLSKEEAATAEKELDKGKLIIIAKGLQ, from the coding sequence ATGATTAACAACATTTCTGTGGAAAATGCACTGCAAGCAAAAAGTCAGGTAGAGAAGTTAGAAGCACAAGGATACAATCGTGATGATATCTATATTTTCGCTCATTTTCATGAACGAGAAGAAGATATTACAGATGCCCTTGATACTGGAGAAGTTGGTATGAAAGATCAAGGTTTTTTCAAATCGATGAAAAATTATATGGTCTCCCGTGGCGATGAGCTTCGTAGTCAAATGGAAGCTGTTGGCTTGAGTAAAGAAGAAGCTGCAACTGCAGAAAAGGAATTAGACAAAGGAAAGCTTATTATTATTGCTAAAGGGTTACAGTAA
- a CDS encoding L-threonine 3-dehydrogenase: MKKIMITGACGQIGSELVAKLRDEYGTDNVLATDIRKVSTQAGPFEVLDVMDAQRMHDIAKDFGADTMMHMAALLSATAEAKPLVAWNLNMGGLVNALEVSRELGLQFFTPSSIGAFGPSTPKYNTPQDTLQRPTTMYGVNKVAGELLCDYYHTRFGLDTRGVRFPGLISNVTPPGGGTTDYAVDIYYKAVQEGKYTSYIAKGTYMDMMYMPDALQAIVDLMEANPEQLIHRNAFNLTAMSFEPEEIAASIRKQMPNFKMDYDVDPVRQAIAESWPDLLDASAAKEEWGFKAQYDLDKMTIDMLDKLQKKISHSA, from the coding sequence ATGAAGAAAATTATGATTACTGGTGCGTGCGGTCAAATCGGTTCAGAGTTAGTAGCGAAACTACGCGATGAATATGGCACAGATAATGTATTAGCAACAGATATTAGAAAAGTTTCAACACAAGCTGGACCTTTTGAAGTACTGGATGTTATGGATGCACAGCGTATGCATGATATTGCGAAAGACTTTGGTGCAGATACAATGATGCATATGGCGGCATTGTTATCAGCAACTGCTGAAGCAAAACCATTAGTTGCATGGAATTTAAATATGGGCGGTCTTGTCAATGCATTAGAAGTTTCTCGTGAACTAGGATTGCAATTCTTTACACCAAGTTCTATCGGTGCATTTGGTCCATCAACGCCTAAATACAATACACCACAAGACACATTACAACGACCTACAACTATGTATGGTGTAAACAAAGTAGCTGGTGAATTATTATGTGATTACTACCATACACGTTTTGGTTTAGATACACGTGGGGTTCGTTTCCCAGGACTTATCTCAAATGTAACGCCTCCAGGTGGTGGTACGACAGACTATGCAGTAGATATTTATTACAAGGCTGTCCAAGAAGGAAAATATACATCTTATATTGCAAAAGGTACTTATATGGATATGATGTATATGCCAGATGCCTTACAAGCAATCGTTGACTTAATGGAAGCAAATCCAGAACAATTAATTCATCGTAATGCATTTAACTTAACAGCAATGAGCTTTGAACCGGAAGAAATTGCAGCATCTATTCGAAAACAAATGCCAAACTTCAAAATGGATTATGATGTAGATCCAGTTCGCCAAGCCATCGCAGAAAGCTGGCCAGATTTACTTGATGCAAGTGCTGCAAAAGAAGAATGGGGCTTTAAGGCTCAATATGATTTAGATAAAATGACAATCGACATGCTAGACAAATTACAAAAAAAAATTAGTCATTCAGCATAA
- a CDS encoding MetQ/NlpA family ABC transporter substrate-binding protein, giving the protein MKKILLGLLTLILATALAACGGGDKAKKDTSKATETKDIKIGATAGPYSDMLKKAIVPGLEKKGYKVEVVEFSDYIQPNKALDSGDIDANLFQHSVYLNNFNKENGTKLKPLIIVPTAPMGFFSKKYKTVDDIKNGATIAVANDPSNEARTLKSLQDQGLIKINDKIDQLKASTKDIKENPKHLKFQEIEAAGLPRAVESADLVGVPGNFALAAGMKLQDAVFLENMPDQFRNVVAVREADENSQLSKDIIDVVKSAEFEKVIDTDFKGFGKPEWMKKK; this is encoded by the coding sequence ATGAAGAAAATTTTACTCGGTTTATTAACTTTAATATTAGCAACAGCTTTGGCTGCATGTGGTGGTGGCGATAAAGCGAAAAAAGACACAAGTAAGGCTACAGAAACAAAAGACATTAAAATCGGTGCAACAGCAGGTCCTTACAGTGATATGTTGAAAAAGGCAATTGTTCCTGGACTTGAGAAAAAAGGCTACAAAGTTGAAGTAGTAGAATTTAGTGATTACATTCAACCAAACAAAGCGTTAGATTCAGGTGATATCGATGCAAACTTATTCCAACATTCAGTGTATCTAAATAATTTTAATAAAGAAAACGGTACAAAATTAAAACCACTAATTATCGTACCAACTGCACCAATGGGGTTCTTCTCAAAAAAATATAAAACTGTAGATGACATTAAAAACGGTGCAACAATAGCCGTTGCGAACGATCCATCAAATGAAGCACGTACATTAAAATCTTTACAAGATCAAGGGCTTATTAAAATTAACGACAAAATCGATCAATTAAAAGCTTCAACAAAAGATATTAAAGAAAATCCTAAACACTTAAAATTCCAAGAAATTGAAGCAGCAGGTCTACCACGTGCTGTTGAAAGTGCTGATTTAGTTGGAGTACCTGGGAACTTCGCATTAGCAGCAGGTATGAAATTGCAAGACGCTGTATTCCTTGAAAACATGCCGGATCAATTCCGTAACGTTGTAGCAGTACGTGAAGCAGATGAAAACTCTCAATTGTCTAAAGACATTATTGATGTCGTTAAATCTGCTGAATTTGAAAAAGTAATTGACACAGATTTCAAAGGGTTTGGTAAACCTGAATGGATGAAAAAGAAATAG